Proteins co-encoded in one Aethina tumida isolate Nest 87 chromosome 7, icAetTumi1.1, whole genome shotgun sequence genomic window:
- the LOC109597682 gene encoding single-stranded DNA-binding protein, mitochondrial: MLSSKLRLLHNEARQIACQSLVRLGSTTSSTQEPARMEKTINSVQLLGRVGADPQRKGTDDHPVAVFSLATHSNYRYESGEFLQRTEWHRVVCFKPGLRETILNYLKKGQRVHVTGRITYGEIRTDDGKPKATTAIAADEVIFFQST; this comes from the exons ATGCTTTCATCTAAG CTGAGACTCCTTCACAATGAAGCAAGACAAATTGCCTGTCAAAGTCTCGTAAGACTGGGTTCGACAACAAGTTCAACACAAGAACCCGCTCGAATGGAAAAAA CAATAAACAGCGTGCAACTGTTGGGTAGGGTAGGAGCAGATCCCCAAAGAAAAGGTACCGATGACCATCCAGTTGCTGTGTTTTCTCTGGCCACACATTCAAATTATCGATACGAATCCGGTGAGTTCTTACAACGTACAGAATGGCACAGAGTAGTGTGCTTCAAGCCGGGCCTAAgggaaacaattttaaattatttgaaaaaaggaCAAAGGGTCCATGTGACTGGTAGGATAACTTATGGTGAAATAAGAACTGATGATGGCAAACCAAAGGCAACAACTGCGATTGCGGCCGATGAAGTTATATTCTTCCAAAGTACAtaa
- the LOC109597681 gene encoding RING finger protein 141: MGNSSSQIHDILPPIVSNILCEEPVNTLISDEIRGLTYEKFLTIMGELNRLSKQCLDSNGKQLVFAVKKDTDSTILWKATVQIACVKIDPETQEIETYRLINLAQFLKIFKTLKCQSNAAEHSKNDMSMSTLIQRLDSSSSAESTNECCICFERQKEVTLPCAHSYCHKCIEEWNECHDTCPICREILESPDDTWVMSEVPKAEEICKEIRENLTELTEERTSCNPS; the protein is encoded by the exons ATGGGAAACAGCAGTAGCCAAATCCATGATATTTTGCCACCaatagtttcaaatattttatgtgagGAACCCGTGAATACTCTAATTTCAGATGAGATACGTGGTCTGACTTATGAaaagtttttaacaataatggGAGAATTAAATCGCTT GTCCAAACAATGCCTGGATTCAAATGGAAAACAACTAGTCTTTGCTGTGAAAAAGGATACAGACTCAACAATCCTTTGGAAAGCCACTGTACAGATTGCATGCGTGAAAATTGATCCAGAGACGCAAGAAATAGAAACTTACAGGCTAATTAACCTGGCtcaatttctgaaaattttcaaaacattaaaatgtcaaaGCAATGCTGCAGAACATAG taaaaatgaTATGAGCATGTCCACTTTAATTCAAAGATTGGACAGTTCTAGTTCAGCTGAAAGTACAAATGAATGTTGTATATGTTTTGAAAGACAAAAGGAAGTTACTTTGCCTTGTGCTCACAGTTATTGTCACAAATGTATTGAGGAAtg GAACGAATGTCATGATACTTGTCCAATATGTCGCGAAATATTGGAGAGTCCCGACGACACTTGGGTGATGTCAGAAGTACCAAAAGCTGAAGAGATCTGCAAAGAAATTCGTGAAAATTTGACTGAGTTAACTGAAGAAAGAACTAGTTGCAATCcatcataa